One Thermococcus kodakarensis KOD1 genomic window carries:
- the gapN gene encoding NADP-dependent glyceraldehyde-3-phosphate dehydrogenase — MVEPFVPEGEIFEGIFRQNEGIPEFATYVNGEWVFTGKTAEVRSPIDGSLIARVSLSDMALSNRAVAAAYSAGRHEIRDTPGEKRLEAFLKVAELIRDSFDDFVTALVLDAGKPLSNARGEVTATIERLEKTTMEFGRLIGDYIPGDWSAESLGSEGIVKREPYGVVLAISPYNYPLFISTAKIVPALLAGNAVLLKPSSQDPLAPLLLSRVLQLAGIPESAYHLLTVPGALMDSILADRRIRAVTFTGSTEVGEHILSMGGIKFYHMELGGKDPAVVLDDAPLEETVEKLVKGMVSYSGQRCDAIRLIIAEEGIYEQLKRELVAALSKIEPENPLEDEDAIMGPLINERSAEKIEEVYRDALEKGAVPLTGFKRKGAYVWPVLLEASREVLPGLRAFQEDVFGPLTILVKVSNEDEAVELANSSRFGLDAAVFSGDDSRARKVARRLEVGAVFINEFPRHGIGYYPFGGMKDSGIGREGIGYSIETLTTTKTIVRNYRGRGVWDYI, encoded by the coding sequence ATGGTTGAGCCCTTCGTCCCCGAGGGGGAAATATTCGAAGGAATCTTCCGGCAGAACGAGGGTATACCCGAATTCGCAACGTACGTAAACGGGGAGTGGGTGTTTACCGGGAAGACAGCGGAGGTAAGAAGCCCGATAGACGGCTCGCTGATAGCTAGGGTAAGCCTGAGCGATATGGCCCTTTCGAACCGGGCGGTGGCGGCGGCATATTCCGCTGGGAGGCATGAGATAAGGGACACGCCGGGTGAAAAGAGGTTGGAGGCTTTTTTAAAGGTGGCGGAGCTTATTAGGGACTCATTCGACGATTTCGTCACCGCCCTGGTGCTCGACGCCGGCAAGCCGCTTTCAAACGCCCGCGGTGAGGTTACCGCCACAATCGAGAGACTTGAGAAGACGACGATGGAGTTCGGCAGGTTGATAGGGGACTACATTCCCGGCGACTGGAGCGCAGAAAGCCTTGGAAGCGAGGGGATAGTCAAGAGGGAGCCCTACGGGGTTGTGCTCGCAATAAGTCCCTACAACTACCCGCTGTTTATCTCCACCGCCAAGATCGTTCCGGCCCTACTTGCCGGAAACGCCGTGCTTCTGAAGCCATCTTCCCAGGATCCCCTCGCTCCCCTACTCCTGTCAAGGGTTCTTCAGCTTGCGGGAATTCCTGAAAGCGCCTATCACCTTCTAACTGTCCCAGGAGCGCTGATGGACTCCATACTGGCCGACAGAAGAATAAGGGCGGTCACGTTTACGGGCAGCACCGAGGTCGGCGAGCACATCCTATCCATGGGAGGTATAAAGTTCTACCACATGGAACTCGGTGGTAAGGACCCAGCGGTGGTTCTGGACGACGCTCCGCTCGAAGAAACCGTGGAAAAGCTTGTCAAAGGTATGGTGAGCTACTCCGGCCAGAGGTGCGATGCGATAAGGCTAATCATCGCCGAGGAGGGGATATACGAGCAGCTTAAGAGAGAACTCGTGGCTGCCCTCTCAAAAATAGAGCCCGAGAACCCGCTTGAAGACGAGGACGCCATTATGGGGCCACTGATAAACGAGCGGAGCGCTGAAAAAATAGAAGAGGTTTACAGGGATGCCCTGGAGAAGGGAGCGGTGCCCCTAACGGGGTTCAAGAGGAAAGGAGCGTACGTATGGCCTGTTCTCCTGGAGGCCAGCAGGGAAGTTCTGCCTGGACTCAGGGCGTTCCAGGAGGATGTTTTCGGTCCGCTCACAATCCTGGTTAAGGTTTCGAACGAGGACGAGGCCGTTGAGCTTGCCAACTCATCGAGGTTTGGCCTGGACGCCGCAGTTTTCAGTGGGGACGATTCCAGGGCGAGGAAAGTCGCGAGGAGGCTTGAAGTCGGGGCCGTCTTCATAAACGAGTTTCCACGGCACGGGATCGGTTATTACCCCTTCGGGGGCATGAAAGACAGCGGCATCGGAAGGGAGGGCATAGGCTATTCCATCGAGACCCTCACTACGACTAAGACGATCGTCAGGAACTATCGGGGAAGGGGTGTCTGGGACTACATCTGA
- the tsaA gene encoding tRNA (N6-threonylcarbamoyladenosine(37)-N6)-methyltransferase TrmO: MSKAKSYPLEEICYRPIGVIHSPFKEPKDVPIQASAARGIRGTVDVFPEFEEGLKDIEGFSHVILIYHFHRARFKSLLVRPYMDENYHGVFATRAPARPNPIGISIVRLVERRGNVLIVEDVDVLDGTPLLDIKPYVPEFDYREGVRTGWLEENVHKLPEAKDDGRFAK, encoded by the coding sequence ATGAGCAAGGCCAAAAGCTATCCTTTGGAAGAAATATGCTATCGCCCGATTGGAGTTATTCACAGCCCCTTCAAGGAGCCAAAAGACGTCCCCATACAGGCCTCTGCGGCGAGGGGAATCAGAGGAACCGTTGATGTGTTTCCCGAGTTTGAGGAAGGACTGAAGGACATTGAGGGATTCTCCCACGTAATTTTGATCTACCACTTCCACAGGGCGAGGTTCAAGAGTCTCCTAGTAAGGCCATACATGGACGAGAACTACCATGGCGTGTTCGCCACGAGGGCACCCGCGCGCCCGAATCCCATCGGCATCTCGATAGTGAGACTCGTTGAAAGGCGCGGAAACGTCCTGATAGTTGAGGATGTTGATGTCCTAGATGGAACTCCCCTCCTGGATATAAAGCCCTACGTGCCAGAATTTGACTACAGAGAGGGAGTGAGAACAGGCTGGCTTGAAGAAAACGTTCACAAGCTCCCAGAGGCAAAAGATGATGGGAGGTTCGCAAAATAA
- a CDS encoding MBL fold metallo-hydrolase: protein MRLIILNDNVPAEGLLNDWGWSVLVEGRNRFIFDADTNPLVLAHNSKALGVSLNDLDFAFLSHWHYDHYGGLPYVGELNPGLRLYAPPGNRAMALRWGFDVMEVFTAGEIAKGIWTSGPLDDFEQALGVETSSGLVVIVGCSHPGVDRLTKALLDVSGYEKAHLVIGGYHGPSRRTLDRLAEMAEFIAPAHCSGDFAKAYVRKTYPEKYVGVMTGSIIEV from the coding sequence ATGAGGCTGATAATCTTAAACGACAACGTTCCAGCTGAGGGTTTGCTAAACGACTGGGGATGGAGCGTCCTCGTTGAGGGTAGAAACCGCTTTATCTTCGACGCAGACACGAACCCTCTCGTCCTAGCCCACAACTCAAAGGCTCTTGGTGTTTCCCTCAACGACCTTGACTTTGCTTTCCTGAGCCACTGGCACTACGACCACTACGGTGGCCTTCCTTACGTGGGGGAGCTGAACCCTGGGCTTAGGCTCTACGCTCCACCTGGGAACAGGGCGATGGCCCTTAGATGGGGCTTCGATGTGATGGAGGTCTTCACTGCTGGAGAAATCGCCAAGGGCATCTGGACTTCGGGGCCTCTGGATGACTTCGAGCAGGCCCTTGGGGTGGAGACATCATCGGGCCTCGTCGTCATCGTCGGCTGTTCCCATCCGGGCGTTGATAGGCTCACGAAGGCCCTCCTGGATGTTTCAGGCTATGAGAAGGCTCACCTAGTCATCGGGGGTTACCACGGGCCGTCTAGGAGAACACTTGACAGATTAGCAGAGATGGCAGAGTTCATAGCGCCTGCCCACTGCTCCGGAGATTTCGCAAAAGCCTACGTGAGGAAAACCTATCCCGAGAAGTACGTGGGAGTGATGACGGGGAGTATCATCGAGGTCTGA
- a CDS encoding ABC transporter substrate-binding protein, producing the protein MKRAVSVLILSLLLFGVMASGCIGTKTTSNTSTTSSGATATSPTASSQLSTSTASSNVVPLTLVGPDGSVKTLTLSDLKSLPQTVGKGGLKTKKGSIKRIGTYKGVSLKDLLSKFGWLSKNYRYVITAADGYSITADYGFIFGKGLDTYDEKGNPINGSVIPILAYEYNGEPIEFTLDGKVYPLKLVLVGDETIVTPGNRWVKAVVKIEVVKAETPGESENTGYGEVKDFANRTVKVKSPPARIVSLYGLVTQMIYFLGVEDGKKVVGSTPLAINDAFIGLLDPGVKNRMVFVGNPRNANVETVKSLNPDVVFTAYWGSEKINEEIESLGIPVIALNLETVDGYLKGLLTVGKVLGKEEKAEKAISYYRSAVDFVTNRTSKLKERPRVLLVQYSMKDKAFKAPGKEYFQNRLIEMAGGESVSSNLPGGWNVVNVEQVAKWNPDVIIVVSYSPKKPSAKVKEEILNDPAWKGIKAVKEGRVYAMPNDGESWDYPAPKWVLGLYWLAKVLHPELFGDLDVRAKADDFYQKWYGIDPNKVEITGDMP; encoded by the coding sequence ATGAAGAGGGCAGTTTCAGTTCTCATCCTCAGCCTTCTCCTTTTCGGGGTGATGGCCAGCGGGTGCATAGGGACGAAAACAACATCGAACACCTCAACAACCTCAAGCGGAGCAACAGCCACTTCTCCGACAGCCTCAAGCCAGTTATCCACCTCTACTGCATCCTCCAACGTTGTCCCGCTTACCCTCGTTGGGCCCGATGGCTCTGTTAAAACGCTAACCCTTTCAGACCTCAAGAGCCTCCCGCAGACGGTTGGAAAGGGCGGCCTGAAAACAAAGAAGGGGAGCATCAAGAGGATTGGAACTTACAAGGGCGTTTCTTTGAAGGATTTGCTCTCAAAGTTCGGCTGGTTATCAAAGAACTACCGTTACGTAATAACTGCCGCCGATGGGTATTCAATAACCGCTGACTACGGCTTCATATTTGGAAAGGGATTGGACACCTACGACGAAAAGGGGAACCCGATCAACGGCTCCGTGATTCCCATCCTCGCCTACGAGTACAACGGGGAACCGATAGAATTCACCTTGGACGGTAAGGTGTATCCCCTCAAGCTCGTCCTCGTCGGGGACGAGACGATAGTAACCCCTGGGAACCGCTGGGTCAAGGCCGTTGTGAAAATAGAGGTTGTGAAGGCCGAAACACCGGGAGAAAGCGAGAACACTGGCTATGGGGAAGTGAAAGATTTTGCCAACAGAACCGTTAAGGTGAAGAGCCCGCCGGCGAGGATAGTCTCACTCTACGGACTGGTCACGCAAATGATATACTTTCTCGGAGTTGAGGACGGCAAGAAAGTCGTGGGAAGCACTCCGCTGGCAATAAACGACGCTTTTATCGGGCTTCTGGATCCTGGCGTTAAGAACAGGATGGTCTTCGTCGGAAACCCGAGGAATGCGAACGTTGAAACCGTCAAGTCCCTGAACCCGGACGTCGTTTTCACTGCCTACTGGGGGAGCGAAAAGATAAACGAGGAAATAGAGAGCCTTGGCATTCCAGTTATAGCCCTGAACCTTGAGACGGTCGATGGATACCTCAAGGGGCTCCTGACAGTGGGCAAAGTTCTTGGAAAGGAGGAAAAAGCAGAGAAGGCAATTTCGTATTATCGCTCCGCTGTTGACTTCGTCACAAACAGGACATCAAAGCTTAAAGAGAGGCCCAGGGTTCTTCTCGTTCAGTACAGCATGAAGGATAAGGCGTTCAAAGCTCCAGGCAAGGAGTACTTCCAGAACAGATTAATAGAGATGGCAGGTGGGGAAAGCGTTTCCTCGAACCTTCCAGGTGGCTGGAACGTAGTGAACGTCGAGCAGGTCGCGAAGTGGAACCCAGATGTGATAATCGTCGTCAGCTACTCCCCCAAGAAACCATCGGCTAAGGTTAAGGAAGAAATACTAAACGACCCCGCGTGGAAGGGCATAAAGGCCGTTAAGGAGGGCAGGGTCTACGCGATGCCGAACGATGGCGAAAGCTGGGATTACCCCGCTCCAAAGTGGGTTCTCGGCCTCTACTGGCTCGCCAAGGTTCTCCACCCGGAGCTCTTCGGCGACCTCGATGTCAGAGCCAAAGCCGACGACTTCTATCAGAAGTGGTACGGGATAGACCCAAATAAGGTGGAGATAACCGGTGATATGCCGTGA
- a CDS encoding FecCD family ABC transporter permease produces MRGLKGIFLFFMVIILISPFVGRMLFNPLSMSDLDKTILLQVRLPRVVTSLLVGASLSLAGLTFQNVFRNPLAGPNLLGVTSGSAFGAVLAILLSADPYVIQISAFLLGLLAVGVVWRLSRLVGNGILGLILAGIAVSAFFSALVGMAKYLADPYDKLPAIVFWLLGSFAGLRWDDVRIMLVPLVVSIVGITLLRWPLNVISLSEEEARGLGVNVRLYRGIFIALAALGVSASTAMAGMISWVGLVSPHVARLSVGHDTRTLVPASALVGASLLLVCDDVARSVTTFEVPLGVVTALIGAPTLIIILRRGIYAKG; encoded by the coding sequence GTGAGGGGGCTTAAAGGCATCTTTCTTTTTTTCATGGTTATCATTCTGATATCGCCCTTCGTGGGTAGAATGCTCTTCAATCCGCTCTCGATGAGCGATCTCGATAAAACCATCCTCCTCCAGGTCAGACTCCCGAGGGTGGTTACTTCCCTCCTTGTCGGGGCTTCCCTTTCGCTTGCAGGTTTAACCTTCCAGAACGTCTTCAGGAACCCCCTGGCCGGGCCGAACCTCCTTGGGGTCACGAGCGGCTCGGCCTTCGGGGCGGTTCTGGCGATACTCCTCTCTGCGGATCCTTACGTCATACAGATATCGGCCTTCCTCCTCGGCCTGCTTGCCGTTGGGGTGGTGTGGCGGCTTTCCCGCCTCGTTGGGAACGGAATCCTCGGCTTAATTCTGGCCGGAATAGCGGTCTCGGCTTTCTTCTCCGCCCTCGTGGGAATGGCGAAGTATCTGGCCGATCCGTACGACAAACTGCCCGCGATAGTTTTCTGGCTCCTGGGAAGCTTCGCAGGCTTGCGGTGGGATGACGTGAGGATTATGCTGGTGCCACTCGTTGTGAGCATAGTTGGGATAACGCTCCTCCGCTGGCCCCTGAACGTCATCAGCCTTAGTGAAGAGGAGGCTAGGGGGCTCGGAGTGAACGTGAGGCTCTACAGGGGGATTTTCATAGCCCTCGCCGCCCTCGGTGTTTCGGCATCGACGGCGATGGCTGGGATGATAAGCTGGGTTGGACTCGTGAGCCCCCACGTAGCCCGGCTGAGTGTTGGACACGACACGAGAACGCTCGTCCCGGCAAGCGCCCTCGTTGGGGCGTCTCTTCTCCTAGTTTGTGACGACGTTGCGAGGAGCGTAACTACCTTTGAGGTTCCCCTGGGAGTCGTTACTGCCCTGATAGGCGCCCCGACCCTCATAATAATCCTGCGGAGGGGGATCTATGCTAAGGGTTGA
- the feoB gene encoding ferrous iron transport protein B, producing the protein MSEVVIALIGNPNAGKTTLFNALTGLRQHVGNWPGVTVEKKEGEFEYKEMKFRVVDLPGVYGLTAYSIDEKIARDFIVKEKPRVVVDIVDASNLERNLYLTLQLLEIGANVVVALNKMDLAEEKGYKIDPKKLEEALGVPVVPMVASEGKGIEELKAKIVEAIKGKPRPIEYPNFEAYIERIMRVIERDDELVRNYNPRWLAIKLLEGDDEARGIVEKSRLRDDILRELINVSGELHKKYGDVELALADERYGLIEEIAKRAIVKKEDRITFSDMLDEVLTHKYLGVPIFISLMWAVFKFTFDVSAPFSDIIDWFFSWLGDEVGAHVANDALASLLRDGIIGGLGSVLVFLPPIAFLFLAFSWLEDSGYMARAAFVMDRVMHHFGLHGKSVIPMIMGFGCNVPAIMATRTLEDEKDRILTILVNPLMSCPARLPIYAVFAGAFFAGREGTVITSMYLLGIAFALIIAWLFRKLIFKGEPSYFVMELPPYNRPNWGTIFGTAWTRTEKFLRKAGTVIFAGVIVVWLLSVTGPSGYLGSEALENGELLAKSWVASLGHALQPLFAPMGWDWKAAVALFFGFIAKEIVVGTLGVLYGVGDNEQAISQAMAASGAFNPATAYAFMAFSLIYVPCLATIAVIKQEAGWKWALFAVAYELILAYIVALLIVAVGGVFL; encoded by the coding sequence ATGAGTGAAGTCGTGATCGCCCTGATAGGAAACCCAAACGCGGGTAAAACTACCCTCTTCAACGCATTAACCGGCCTTAGACAGCACGTGGGCAACTGGCCGGGCGTTACCGTCGAGAAGAAGGAGGGAGAGTTTGAATACAAGGAGATGAAGTTCAGGGTCGTTGATCTTCCGGGTGTATACGGCCTAACCGCCTATTCCATTGATGAGAAGATAGCGAGGGACTTCATAGTGAAGGAGAAGCCCAGAGTGGTCGTTGACATCGTCGATGCATCCAACCTTGAGCGCAACCTCTACCTCACGCTCCAGCTCCTCGAGATTGGAGCCAACGTCGTGGTGGCCCTGAACAAGATGGACCTCGCGGAAGAGAAGGGCTACAAAATAGACCCGAAGAAGCTGGAGGAGGCCCTTGGGGTTCCAGTAGTTCCGATGGTCGCCTCTGAAGGAAAGGGAATCGAGGAGCTCAAGGCAAAAATAGTCGAAGCCATCAAGGGAAAGCCGCGCCCCATCGAGTACCCGAACTTTGAAGCCTATATCGAGCGCATCATGAGGGTCATCGAACGGGACGACGAGCTGGTAAGGAATTATAACCCGAGGTGGCTCGCCATAAAACTCCTCGAAGGCGATGACGAGGCCAGGGGGATAGTCGAGAAAAGCAGATTAAGGGACGATATCCTGAGGGAGCTTATAAACGTCTCGGGAGAGCTCCACAAGAAATACGGGGACGTTGAGCTCGCACTGGCGGATGAGCGCTACGGCCTGATAGAGGAGATAGCCAAGCGGGCCATCGTGAAGAAAGAGGATAGGATAACCTTCAGCGACATGCTGGACGAGGTTCTCACCCACAAATACCTCGGAGTCCCAATCTTCATCAGCCTTATGTGGGCCGTCTTCAAGTTCACCTTCGACGTTTCGGCGCCCTTCAGCGATATTATAGACTGGTTCTTCAGCTGGCTCGGGGATGAAGTCGGGGCACACGTTGCGAACGACGCTCTAGCCTCTCTCCTCAGGGACGGCATCATAGGCGGCCTCGGGAGCGTCCTGGTGTTCCTGCCGCCGATAGCGTTCCTGTTCTTAGCGTTCTCGTGGCTGGAGGACAGCGGGTACATGGCGAGGGCCGCCTTTGTCATGGACAGGGTAATGCACCACTTCGGCCTCCATGGAAAGTCCGTGATCCCGATGATAATGGGCTTTGGATGCAACGTCCCGGCAATAATGGCAACGAGAACCCTTGAAGACGAGAAGGACAGAATTCTAACGATACTCGTGAACCCGCTGATGTCTTGTCCAGCGAGGCTGCCGATATACGCCGTCTTCGCCGGAGCGTTCTTCGCCGGGAGGGAAGGAACGGTAATCACCAGCATGTACCTCCTCGGCATAGCGTTCGCCCTCATCATAGCCTGGCTCTTCAGGAAGCTCATATTCAAGGGCGAGCCCTCCTACTTCGTGATGGAGCTCCCACCATACAACAGGCCCAACTGGGGAACCATCTTTGGCACTGCCTGGACGAGGACGGAGAAGTTCCTCAGGAAGGCTGGAACCGTTATCTTCGCAGGCGTCATCGTGGTCTGGCTGCTCTCAGTGACTGGACCCAGTGGATACCTCGGCTCAGAGGCCCTTGAGAACGGAGAACTGCTCGCAAAGTCCTGGGTGGCTTCGCTTGGGCACGCCCTACAGCCGCTCTTCGCGCCGATGGGCTGGGACTGGAAGGCCGCGGTGGCGCTGTTCTTCGGCTTCATAGCCAAGGAGATCGTGGTCGGGACACTTGGAGTACTCTACGGCGTTGGGGATAATGAACAGGCGATCTCACAGGCAATGGCGGCGAGCGGAGCGTTTAACCCTGCAACAGCCTACGCGTTCATGGCATTCTCGCTGATATACGTGCCGTGTCTTGCCACTATAGCCGTCATAAAGCAGGAAGCTGGCTGGAAGTGGGCACTCTTTGCGGTGGCCTACGAGCTGATCTTGGCGTACATAGTGGCCCTGCTCATAGTCGCGGTGGGGGGTGTGTTCCTATGA
- a CDS encoding Rossmann-like domain-containing protein produces MLLSEIKKKALNLANGLELLDFGFALPYTWVLIEGPEGKSLGVAMTLPEEVQRYTNSISEPSIEAFIERIDSLNVIERTLGIAAVNAVSQYHLDVSDLPDVDVVELVEGFSEVAVIGNMPPVVRALREKGVKTLVFERNPKLWDRETLSDALEYILLPEVEAVIVSGSALVNGTLEMILDRAKKAELVILTGPTAQIHQELVKGTGITHLAAMKVIDLERALLGLKLGSFRGFEKGNRKYVVEVP; encoded by the coding sequence ATGCTGCTTTCGGAGATCAAGAAAAAGGCTTTGAATCTTGCAAACGGGCTTGAGCTTTTAGATTTCGGCTTTGCCCTGCCCTACACGTGGGTCTTAATTGAAGGTCCTGAAGGAAAATCCCTAGGCGTTGCAATGACCCTCCCGGAGGAGGTTCAGAGGTACACCAACTCCATAAGTGAGCCTTCCATCGAGGCCTTCATTGAAAGGATCGACAGCCTGAACGTCATCGAGAGAACCCTCGGGATAGCGGCGGTAAACGCGGTCTCCCAGTACCACCTCGACGTCTCAGACCTTCCAGATGTTGACGTGGTTGAGCTTGTTGAAGGCTTCAGTGAGGTAGCAGTGATAGGCAACATGCCACCCGTTGTCAGGGCACTCCGCGAGAAAGGAGTTAAGACCCTCGTTTTCGAGCGGAATCCAAAGCTCTGGGACAGGGAGACGCTCAGCGACGCTCTGGAATACATTCTCCTCCCCGAGGTTGAAGCGGTCATTGTCAGCGGCTCAGCACTGGTTAACGGAACGCTTGAGATGATCCTCGACCGGGCGAAAAAGGCGGAACTGGTAATCCTGACCGGCCCAACTGCCCAGATACACCAGGAGCTCGTTAAAGGAACTGGGATTACTCACCTCGCGGCGATGAAAGTGATAGACCTTGAAAGGGCGCTCCTCGGCCTCAAGCTCGGCTCCTTCAGGGGCTTTGAGAAGGGGAACAGGAAGTACGTGGTGGAGGTTCCGTAG
- a CDS encoding ABC transporter ATP-binding protein, translating into MLRVEGLGFSYGSREVLRNVTFELKKGVGCLLGPNGAGKSTLLKCIAGILNGNGRITLNGTELSRLRLRERTRLVSYSPQEFSLTFPYTVFQTVLMGRNPHIDPLSGPGKVDEEMAMKALRTLGLENLAERPFGELSGGQKRLVMIARTLAQGGELFLFDEPTSFLDFRNQHLVLSVIRKLSKERTVLVSLHDPNQALTFCDTVFLLKDGGIIASGEPAEVLNEENLMELYRMKVKRFKADGGFFIYPLEVVG; encoded by the coding sequence ATGCTAAGGGTTGAGGGGCTGGGCTTTTCATACGGCAGTAGGGAAGTCCTCAGGAACGTTACCTTTGAGCTTAAAAAGGGCGTTGGCTGTCTCCTTGGGCCAAACGGCGCCGGAAAAAGCACCCTCCTTAAGTGCATAGCCGGAATCCTCAATGGGAACGGTAGGATAACGCTCAACGGTACTGAGCTTTCCAGGTTGAGATTGAGGGAGCGTACGAGGCTCGTAAGCTACTCCCCCCAGGAATTCTCGCTGACGTTTCCGTACACGGTCTTTCAAACCGTGCTGATGGGCAGGAACCCCCACATCGACCCCCTGAGCGGGCCGGGAAAGGTGGACGAAGAGATGGCGATGAAGGCCCTCCGCACCCTCGGACTTGAGAACCTCGCGGAGAGACCCTTCGGCGAGCTCAGTGGAGGCCAGAAAAGGCTCGTAATGATAGCCAGAACGCTCGCGCAGGGTGGAGAGCTTTTCCTCTTTGACGAGCCCACTTCGTTCCTCGACTTCAGGAACCAGCACCTCGTTCTCAGCGTTATCAGGAAGCTCTCAAAGGAGAGAACAGTGCTGGTCTCACTCCACGATCCCAACCAGGCCCTGACCTTCTGCGATACGGTTTTCCTCCTGAAAGACGGGGGGATAATAGCGAGCGGAGAACCGGCTGAAGTTCTCAACGAGGAGAATCTGATGGAGTTATACAGGATGAAAGTGAAGCGGTTTAAGGCCGACGGCGGCTTTTTCATATACCCCCTGGAGGTGGTTGGATGA